A genomic stretch from Candidatus Nitrososphaera gargensis Ga9.2 includes:
- a CDS encoding Ig-like domain-containing protein — protein MKSHANRLGLISFISATLVILATAQPNLVVLSSQQPANVEIAGVFNIIYDDKPQYILTDNSGKSYSLDLDENLTEEQGGPLKLNRKDVVVSGILDPVTNTIKVIAIELANEHDLASNNTSSQNLTEVKVTGVLNTIWPLMAPNDTGDHTIEPKYYLVDNSGKSYSLDLDENLTEEQGGPLKLNRKDVVVSGILDPVTNTIKVIAIELADSPPVGVHRPTSSHLLGAHVSGPQKWAVILCRFGDATSVTPQPTTYFQNEMNFLDGYWRELSYDIINLGGSQVFGWYNLPNPRSTYIPAGGSADLVSLANDCTAAADPDVFFPDYMGIILAFNQDLDCCSWGGSLGLNRDGSVISYSMTWMATWGWSNANVMGHEMGHGFGLPHSSGSYGATYDSRWDVMSSWPTCPPAHPNFGCVGVHTIAFHKDALGWISGAQRYVATTAPDQSVYIERLALPATSGYMVAQIPIGGSTTNFYTIEARKLVGFDDNVPSNAIVIHKVDTTRGDRLAQVVDEDVSPNTNPNDAGAMWVSGEIFRDSANNIAVEVVEETATGFRIIINPSNHPPVANDQSVDTNQNTPISITLSATDPDGDPIAYSIVTNPSQGNLNMFNPSTGTVTYVPTASYFGPDSFTFKATDSRGADSNIATVSIMIKGPPDCNNPTIVGNDNRNDIIQGTTGNDVIDGLGGNDIINGNGGNDEICGGNGNDTINSRGDNDRINGGSGNDIINSHGGNDQLYGGESNDIINSGAGNDLIDGGSDNDIGNAGPGTDKCFNIETAANCEP, from the coding sequence ATGAAATCCCACGCTAATAGGTTGGGACTAATATCGTTCATTTCTGCAACGTTGGTTATATTAGCAACAGCGCAACCAAATTTAGTTGTCCTCTCTTCTCAACAGCCTGCGAATGTAGAGATTGCAGGCGTGTTTAACATAATATATGATGACAAGCCTCAATACATACTAACAGATAACAGCGGAAAATCCTATTCACTTGATTTGGACGAAAATCTAACTGAAGAACAAGGCGGACCGCTAAAGCTTAATCGCAAAGATGTTGTGGTTAGTGGTATCCTAGATCCTGTAACAAACACGATCAAGGTCATCGCGATAGAACTGGCTAATGAACACGATCTTGCCAGCAACAATACATCCTCGCAAAATTTAACCGAGGTAAAGGTGACTGGTGTACTAAACACAATATGGCCGCTTATGGCACCAAATGATACAGGTGATCATACAATTGAACCTAAGTACTACCTAGTAGATAACAGCGGAAAATCCTATTCACTTGATTTGGACGAAAATCTAACTGAAGAACAAGGCGGACCGCTAAAGCTTAATCGCAAAGATGTTGTGGTTAGTGGTATCCTAGATCCTGTAACAAACACGATCAAGGTCATCGCGATAGAACTGGCGGATTCCCCGCCAGTAGGCGTTCATAGGCCTACAAGTTCTCATTTGCTGGGTGCTCATGTTTCCGGCCCTCAGAAGTGGGCAGTCATATTATGCCGCTTTGGAGATGCAACGAGTGTGACACCACAGCCGACGACATACTTCCAAAATGAAATGAATTTCTTGGACGGTTACTGGAGAGAGTTATCGTATGACATCATCAATCTTGGTGGAAGTCAGGTTTTTGGATGGTACAACCTGCCTAATCCACGATCAACATACATTCCCGCTGGAGGCTCAGCGGACCTAGTATCTCTTGCTAATGATTGTACGGCGGCTGCCGACCCAGATGTTTTCTTTCCAGACTACATGGGTATTATATTGGCTTTCAACCAAGACCTTGATTGCTGCTCTTGGGGTGGCAGTCTCGGCTTGAATAGGGATGGAAGCGTAATATCATACAGCATGACTTGGATGGCCACTTGGGGGTGGAGTAATGCAAATGTAATGGGGCATGAAATGGGTCATGGTTTTGGTCTTCCACATTCCTCAGGCTCCTACGGAGCAACTTATGATTCAAGGTGGGATGTAATGAGTAGTTGGCCTACTTGTCCACCTGCACATCCTAACTTTGGCTGTGTTGGGGTCCATACCATTGCCTTCCACAAGGATGCGCTAGGTTGGATCTCTGGTGCTCAGCGGTATGTTGCTACTACAGCTCCAGACCAGTCAGTCTACATTGAGCGCTTGGCACTACCTGCAACTTCTGGCTATATGGTAGCACAGATCCCCATAGGTGGCTCAACTACAAATTTCTACACTATTGAGGCACGAAAACTTGTAGGATTTGATGATAATGTACCTAGTAACGCAATTGTAATTCACAAAGTTGATACCACTAGAGGCGACAGGCTAGCACAAGTTGTAGATGAAGATGTCAGCCCGAATACTAATCCTAACGATGCTGGAGCTATGTGGGTATCCGGAGAAATATTTAGAGATAGTGCAAATAATATAGCAGTAGAAGTAGTTGAAGAGACAGCGACCGGTTTCAGAATAATCATTAACCCTAGCAATCATCCACCTGTAGCGAATGATCAGTCTGTAGATACCAATCAGAATACTCCTATCTCAATTACATTATCTGCTACTGACCCGGACGGTGATCCAATAGCCTACTCAATAGTAACAAACCCCTCTCAAGGAAATCTGAACATGTTCAATCCATCCACAGGTACTGTAACCTATGTTCCAACCGCTAGCTACTTTGGTCCAGACAGTTTTACATTCAAAGCAACAGATAGTAGAGGAGCAGATAGCAATATTGCTACAGTGTCAATAATGATAAAGGGTCCACCTGATTGCAATAACCCAACTATAGTTGGCAATGATAACAGAAATGATATCATACAGGGTACTACGGGCAATGATGTCATCGATGGATTAGGTGGGAACGATATCATAAATGGTAATGGAGGTAATGATGAAATATGTGGAGGAAACGGCAATGATACAATCAACAGCCGCGGTGATAATGATCGCATTAACGGCGGCTCTGGCAACGACATAATCAACAGCCACGGTGGTAACGATCAACTATATGGTGGAGAGAGCAATGATATAATCAATAGTGGTGCGGGCAATGACTTGATCGATGGCGGATCAGACAATGATATTGGCAACGCAGGTCCCGGCACAGACAAGTGCTTTAATATAGAGACTGCCGCAAATTGCGAACCTTGA
- a CDS encoding winged helix-turn-helix domain-containing protein, translating to MRNRQRDEVMRDVLQTAMGPGAGISRIMFSACLSHSQATAYLQQMMEDGLVVNDIEQGKKYYRTTPKGVEYLAALNRMCELLQMETRASEI from the coding sequence TTGCGCAATAGGCAGAGGGATGAGGTGATGAGAGATGTATTGCAGACGGCAATGGGCCCTGGTGCCGGCATATCAAGGATAATGTTTTCAGCCTGCCTGAGCCATTCTCAGGCAACAGCATATCTGCAACAGATGATGGAAGATGGTTTGGTGGTAAACGACATAGAGCAGGGCAAAAAGTACTACCGTACGACGCCAAAAGGCGTAGAGTACCTTGCGGCGCTCAACAGAATGTGCGAGCTGCTGCAAATGGAAACCAGAGCATCAGAAATTTAG
- a CDS encoding DUF167 domain-containing protein — MVLVRFSSDDRLEVSDDEIAVSIKSQPERGKANRELVKKLAAHFGVGEDRIRIVSGLTSRKKVVEVL, encoded by the coding sequence TTGGTTTTAGTCAGGTTCAGCTCTGACGACCGACTAGAGGTAAGCGATGACGAAATAGCTGTATCGATCAAGTCGCAACCAGAGCGCGGAAAGGCAAATAGGGAGCTGGTGAAAAAACTGGCTGCACATTTCGGCGTAGGGGAAGATCGGATCAGGATAGTTTCGGGCCTGACATCACGAAAAAAGGTAGTCGAAGTGCTATAA
- a CDS encoding TFIIB-type zinc ribbon-containing protein: MASFCPECGGELKFDLTSKNFICKSCGLFASREKIDELRDKAERSRDDPRRKHHDDYLDWWQSSKKDKQQK, from the coding sequence TTGGCAAGCTTTTGTCCTGAATGCGGAGGAGAGCTGAAATTTGACCTTACTAGTAAGAACTTTATCTGCAAAAGCTGTGGCCTCTTTGCTTCCCGGGAAAAGATAGACGAGCTGCGCGACAAGGCTGAAAGATCTAGGGACGATCCGAGAAGAAAGCATCATGACGACTACCTCGATTGGTGGCAGTCGTCAAAGAAGGACAAGCAACAAAAGTAG
- a CDS encoding Lrp/AsnC family transcriptional regulator produces MPFPPDLLLDEINLKIIDILSRDASRPFVEIAKELEISDATVHMRVRRLMAAGIIRKFTIATDNRLLGYDHLAFMGINIKEGSSDEVTALLSQVDEILEIHEMHGRFDLLLKIRARNLDEMRDIVVNKIRRLPQITEAELMTVLKTIKEEQSVSLKRDISDATAAAT; encoded by the coding sequence GTGCCATTTCCACCGGATCTGCTACTAGACGAGATAAACCTGAAGATAATAGACATACTGAGCCGCGACGCGTCGCGGCCGTTCGTAGAGATAGCCAAAGAGCTCGAGATCTCAGACGCGACGGTGCATATGCGGGTCCGCAGGCTCATGGCCGCCGGAATTATCCGCAAGTTCACAATTGCGACTGATAACCGGCTTTTAGGTTACGACCACCTTGCCTTCATGGGCATAAACATCAAGGAAGGCTCGTCGGATGAAGTTACGGCCCTCCTGTCGCAGGTCGACGAGATACTGGAGATACATGAAATGCATGGTCGGTTCGATCTTTTACTGAAAATACGCGCAAGGAACCTCGACGAAATGAGAGACATTGTGGTGAACAAGATACGGAGGCTTCCGCAGATAACCGAAGCAGAGTTGATGACAGTCCTGAAAACGATAAAGGAAGAGCAGTCCGTATCGTTGAAAAGGGACATTTCAGACGCTACAGCGGCTGCGACATAG
- a CDS encoding TIGR00269 family protein: MFCSKCQKAESVYHRAYSGEYLCKKCFMRSIEDKAAKTISKYSMIGYGDRVAVGVSGGKDSLSLLYVLKALFEQHPNNGNELVAVTIDEGIKGYRDESLRIVRDFCAQLGVESKVLSYKSLFGVDMDEAMVLRPSEKKISSCSICGTFRRRAIDIAAETVGADVVATAHNMDDQLQTFMINLLAGDVERIGWIYPEPVQYANNRMKKVKPFIEIYEYEIAFYALQREIPFQSEECPYMNESIRTDLREFFNRMEKAHPGIKHNAYNSMMKVSKTLRNIPGDQGKKCSVCGRDSTGDVCSVCKTVSVLTSSSNKQI, encoded by the coding sequence ATGTTTTGCAGCAAGTGCCAGAAGGCAGAGAGCGTATACCACAGGGCGTACTCTGGCGAATATCTATGCAAAAAGTGCTTCATGCGCTCCATCGAGGACAAGGCTGCAAAGACAATTTCAAAGTATTCGATGATAGGCTACGGTGACAGGGTCGCCGTCGGGGTGTCAGGCGGCAAGGACAGTTTGTCGTTGCTGTACGTGTTAAAGGCGCTTTTTGAGCAGCACCCAAACAATGGCAATGAGCTGGTGGCAGTCACCATCGACGAAGGCATCAAGGGCTACCGTGATGAGTCGCTTCGGATAGTGAGAGACTTTTGTGCGCAGCTTGGAGTAGAGAGCAAGGTGCTCAGCTACAAGTCGTTGTTTGGGGTCGACATGGACGAGGCTATGGTGCTGAGGCCATCGGAAAAGAAGATATCATCCTGCTCGATCTGCGGCACATTCCGCCGCCGGGCAATCGACATCGCCGCAGAAACCGTCGGCGCGGATGTCGTCGCGACTGCACACAACATGGACGACCAATTACAAACATTCATGATCAACCTGCTCGCTGGCGATGTGGAGCGCATCGGCTGGATCTATCCCGAGCCGGTGCAGTACGCAAACAACAGGATGAAGAAGGTCAAGCCGTTCATCGAGATCTACGAATACGAGATCGCATTCTATGCACTCCAGCGCGAGATCCCATTCCAGTCAGAAGAGTGCCCCTACATGAACGAGAGCATACGTACCGACCTGCGTGAGTTTTTCAATAGGATGGAAAAGGCCCATCCGGGCATAAAGCACAACGCCTACAACTCTATGATGAAGGTGTCAAAGACGCTGCGCAACATCCCGGGCGACCAAGGCAAAAAGTGCTCGGTGTGCGGCCGGGACTCTACCGGCGACGTCTGCTCGGTATGCAAGACCGTCAGCGTGCTGACATCGTCATCCAACAAGCAAATATAG
- a CDS encoding calcium-binding protein: protein MMQSKISSTTTALLAGAATIGALAFLILFAPAANVLAAGKFGNSGNNPMSGTNGADKIYAEGGNDKVNSGAGNDKVFGDLGSDTIHGGDGNDRLYGQGGNDYVYGDDGYDFVFGQLGNDHVYGGLEEDYVNGKEGDDVLYGGEESDQIFGEKDNDGMYGEGGNDRMYGGGGADMVDGGPGNDYIEGGEGNDRLYAGTGADTVNGGSQDDYISTMDGDDIVYCGPGYDTVNKKYSDTKYYSCEKFGDP from the coding sequence ATGATGCAATCGAAAATCTCATCTACGACAACAGCATTGCTTGCAGGCGCTGCTACGATAGGCGCTCTGGCATTTCTTATTTTGTTCGCACCGGCGGCAAATGTTCTTGCTGCAGGGAAATTTGGAAACAGTGGAAACAACCCAATGTCCGGAACAAACGGCGCAGACAAGATTTACGCGGAAGGCGGAAATGACAAAGTAAACTCCGGGGCTGGAAACGACAAAGTCTTTGGCGACTTGGGAAGCGATACAATACACGGGGGCGACGGCAATGACAGGCTGTACGGCCAAGGCGGAAATGATTATGTATATGGAGACGACGGCTACGACTTTGTCTTTGGCCAGCTTGGAAACGACCACGTCTACGGCGGACTGGAAGAGGACTATGTCAATGGCAAGGAAGGCGATGATGTTCTCTATGGCGGCGAAGAGAGTGATCAAATATTTGGAGAAAAGGACAACGATGGGATGTATGGGGAAGGCGGAAATGATAGGATGTATGGCGGAGGAGGAGCAGATATGGTTGACGGAGGCCCCGGGAACGACTACATAGAAGGAGGGGAAGGCAACGACAGGCTCTACGCAGGCACCGGCGCAGACACGGTCAACGGGGGAAGTCAGGACGATTACATCAGCACCATGGACGGGGATGATATTGTCTATTGCGGGCCTGGGTACGACACTGTAAACAAAAAATACTCGGACACAAAATACTATAGTTGCGAGAAATTCGGAGACCCGTAG
- a CDS encoding putative quinol monooxygenase: protein MKQDQIHFRAEFTIEDGKIEEYKELVQDMSRLVKANEPDTIGYQFYLNRDETKCIVHETYANSEAVLAHNTGIASQTILPKIFSVLG, encoded by the coding sequence ATGAAGCAAGATCAGATCCATTTTAGAGCGGAATTTACCATAGAAGACGGGAAAATAGAAGAATACAAGGAGCTGGTACAGGACATGAGCAGACTAGTAAAAGCCAACGAGCCAGATACGATCGGTTACCAATTTTATCTTAATAGAGATGAAACAAAGTGTATTGTACATGAAACATACGCAAACTCAGAGGCGGTACTTGCTCACAATACAGGCATTGCATCGCAAACAATACTTCCAAAGATTTTCAGTGTGCTAGGATAA
- a CDS encoding winged helix-turn-helix domain-containing protein: MIKYRSRTDIASQMLEAANGGTTKTKIMYKAFLSYSQLREYLSMLTDNGLLEYDKSTETFKTTEKGTRFLRICNEMGKYASPETATTETKGKMQSRQ, translated from the coding sequence ATGATAAAATACCGCAGCCGAACAGACATTGCTTCACAGATGCTTGAAGCTGCTAATGGCGGCACTACAAAGACCAAGATAATGTACAAAGCATTTCTCTCTTATTCTCAGCTAAGGGAATACCTATCAATGCTTACAGACAATGGTCTTTTGGAATATGATAAAAGCACAGAGACTTTCAAGACTACAGAGAAGGGAACTAGATTCCTAAGAATATGCAATGAGATGGGAAAGTACGCATCTCCTGAGACTGCAACTACCGAGACAAAAGGAAAAATGCAGAGTAGACAATAG
- a CDS encoding cupredoxin domain-containing protein produces the protein MSLIPSLGLSKTQVSGAVVAAIVAASIAIAAMGILAYIRKMEPLKTWLVVYEPASQYGGIFFYSNVIWGSLWVGLFFALRHRQSMSNLRTWLIFFLVSLGIGTGFAKASLDWSQLPTVMQLGSNGEEAAFSTGGQQIANEISIKILEGSSIQGNPAYEPTIVTASRDSVIIWVNEDAAPHTVTSGIGISDPETGNMFDSGSIGKGQKFSLPVSRLEETGTFDYYCTVHPFMKGKIIIE, from the coding sequence ATGTCGTTGATACCATCACTTGGCCTATCAAAAACTCAGGTATCCGGCGCAGTAGTGGCGGCTATAGTGGCTGCATCAATTGCCATCGCTGCAATGGGAATACTGGCATATATTCGCAAGATGGAGCCATTAAAGACATGGCTTGTTGTATATGAGCCAGCCTCGCAATATGGTGGCATATTCTTCTACAGCAATGTGATATGGGGCAGTCTGTGGGTAGGGCTATTCTTTGCACTCCGGCACAGGCAGAGCATGAGTAACCTGAGGACGTGGTTGATATTCTTCTTGGTGTCGCTTGGCATTGGAACAGGCTTTGCAAAAGCCAGCTTAGATTGGAGTCAGTTGCCGACTGTAATGCAGTTAGGTAGCAATGGAGAAGAAGCTGCATTTAGCACTGGCGGGCAACAGATAGCTAATGAAATCTCTATAAAAATACTTGAAGGTTCGTCGATTCAAGGCAATCCTGCTTATGAACCAACTATAGTGACTGCAAGCAGAGATAGTGTTATAATTTGGGTAAATGAAGATGCAGCACCACATACAGTAACAAGCGGCATCGGCATTAGTGACCCAGAGACAGGCAATATGTTTGATTCAGGTTCAATAGGCAAAGGACAGAAGTTCAGTCTGCCTGTAAGTCGCTTGGAAGAGACGGGCACCTTTGACTATTATTGTACAGTTCACCCATTCATGAAGGGTAAAATAATCATAGAGTGA
- a CDS encoding ATP-binding protein translates to MKRRNNDVTTQTLHNEPKDILLMLQELGDKISFSILKSTIKKCKSVAEISRENNIPLSSVYRKIPDLQNMGIVAIETIVTDASTGKRIAMYRSKIRSVHFHLDENGAKLMFENNNNSSLTERSNNSRSVSTLITV, encoded by the coding sequence ATGAAAAGGAGAAATAATGATGTCACAACACAGACCTTGCATAACGAGCCAAAGGATATATTATTAATGCTCCAAGAACTGGGGGACAAAATATCATTCTCGATACTGAAATCAACAATAAAGAAGTGCAAATCGGTCGCTGAAATTTCTAGAGAAAATAACATACCACTAAGTTCGGTTTATAGAAAAATTCCAGATTTGCAGAACATGGGTATTGTTGCAATAGAAACAATAGTTACTGATGCTTCTACAGGCAAAAGGATTGCAATGTATAGGAGCAAGATAAGGTCAGTACACTTTCACCTAGATGAAAATGGTGCAAAATTAATGTTCGAGAATAACAACAATAGTTCGCTTACAGAGAGGAGTAATAATAGTAGAAGTGTGTCTACACTAATAACAGTATAA